GCAGCCGGGGGCCGAAGTCGTCGGAGCCCACGGCGCCGATCATCGACACGTGGGCGCCCGCCCGGGCCGCGGCGACGGCCTGGTTGGCGCCCTTGCCGCCGGGGACCGTGCGGAAGTCGTGTCCCGTGACGGTCTCGCCGAGCCGGGGCGCCCGGGGGACATAGGCGACGAGGTCCATGTTGGTGCTGCCGAGCACCGTGATGCGGGGAGGGGTCCGAGTGCGCGTCATGCCGGAATTCTCCCCCCGCGCGGGGCCGCCGTCCCTCGTTACGTGTCCCCGGGCGGTGGTGTGGTGACCCTTACTAAGTAAAGCCTGCCTTGCTGGCACACCCCTTACATCGAGCGTACTTTCGATGGTGATCGGAACAGCGCGGGGCCGTCCGCGTGGAGCAAGGGGAGAGCTGTGTCCATCATCGAGACCGAGGCCGCACTGCACGTCGCCCACCGCGACAACCACACGCACCGCGATGTGAACGGCGGCTGGCTGCGCCCGGCGGTGTTCGGGGCGATGGACGGGCTGGTGTCCAACCTGGCGCTGATGACCGGTGTGGCGGGCGGCGCGGTGTCGCAGCAGACCATCGTGATCACCGGACTCGCGGGCCTCGCGGCGGGTGCGTTCTCGATGGCGGCCGGGGAGTACACGTCCGTCGCCTCGCAGCGGGAGCTGGTCGAGGCGGAGCTGGACATCGAGCGCCGGGAGCTGCGCAAGCACCCGGTGGACGAGATGGAGGAGCTGGCCGCGCTGTACGTGGCGCGCGGCGTCGAGCCCCGGCTCGCCCGCGAGGTGGCCATGCAGCTGTCCCGCGACCCGGAGCAGGCGCTGGAGATCCACGCCCGCGAGGAGCTGGGCATCGACCCGGACGACCTGCCGTCGCCGCTGGTCGCCGCCGCCTCGTCGTTCGGCTCGTTCGCGCTCGGCGCGCTGCTGCCCGTCCTGCCGTACCTGCTGGGCGCGACCGCGCTGTGGCCCGCGGTCCTGCTGGCGCTGGCCGGGCTGTTCGCCTGCGGGGCGCTCGTGGCGCGGGTGACGGCGCGCAGCTGGTGGTACAGCGGTCTGCGGCAGCTCGCGCTCGGTGGTGCGGCGGCGGCCGTGACGTACGCCCTGGGCAGCGCCTTCGGGACGATGCTCTGACGCGGCGGCGGTACGGAGGCGCTCGCGGTGCGGGGTGCGGGGGAGCGGGTTACCGTCGGATTGCCGGGATGTTGTGACGTACGTCCCGGTAGCCGGATCGGCCGACGAGTGGGACACTATGCGAGGCACCACATAGGTAGCCGGTACCCGGCGGTTTCGACTCCCCCATCCCTGGGCATCACTCGTGAGCGCCGCGGGCAATGAGGCCCGCTTCCCCCAGACAGGCCGCAGGACCGCAGGACACCATCCGTGTCCCCTCCGCTCTGTCCCCCGAAACCCCGCACCACAGCGGCTTCATACCCCCGTGGTGTCCGCATGCTGGAATGTGCCTTCCGGTTTTCGAGAAGCGTTCCATCATGTAACCTGCACGAAATTTCGCGAGGGCCAACGTCGTCCCTCGGCACACGCAACATGCCACGACGACGACGGGAGAGCCGATGCGTTCCGACGCCTGGTCGCCCATGGACAGTCGCCCCGCTCCGCAGGGGATGTACGACCCCCGCAACGAACACGACGCGTGCGGCGTCGGGCTGGTGGCCACCCTCACCGGTGTCCCCAGCCACGAGCTGGTCGAACAGGCGCTGACCGTACTGCGCAACCTGGAGCACCGGGGCGCGACCGGCTCCGAACCCGACTCCGGCGACGGCGCGGGCATCCTCCTCCAGGTCCCCGACGCGTTCCTGCGCGAGGTGGCCGGATTCACCCTCCCCGAGGCGGGGGCGTACGCCGTCGGCACCGCCTTCCTCCCCGAGGACACCGCGGACGAAGCCGTCTCACGGATCGAGACGCTCGCCGACGAGGAGGGCCTCACCGTCCTCGGCTGGCGCGAGGTCCCCGTCACCCCCGGCCTCCTCGGCGCCACCGCCCGCGCCACCATGCCGGCCTTCCGCCAGCTGTTCGTCTCCGACGGCGGCGCCAGCACCGGCATCGACCTGGACCGCAAGGCGTTCGTGCTGCGCAAGCGCGCCGAACTGGAGCTGGGTGTCTACTTCGCGTCGCTCTCCGCCCGCACCCTGGTCTACAAGGGCATGCTCACCACCGGGCAGCTGGAGCCGTTCTTCCCGGACCTGTCCGACCGCCGCATCGCCAGCGCGCTCGCCCTGGTCCACTCCCGGTTCTCCACCAACACCTTCCCGAGCTGGCCGCTCGCCCACCCGTACCGCTTCGTCGCCCACAACGGCGAGATCAACACGGTCAAGGGCAACCGCAACTGGATGCGCGCCCGCGAGTCGCAGCTCGTCACCGGCCTGTTCGGCGAGAAGGAACTGGAGCGGATCTTCCCGATCTGCACCCCCGACGCCTCCGACTCCGCCTCCTTCGACGAGGTCCTCGAACTCCTCCACCTCGGCGGGCGCTCCCTGCCCCACGCGGTGCTGATGATGGTCCCCGAGGCGTGGGAGAACCACGACTCCATGGACCCCGCCCGGCGCGCCTTCTACCAGTACCACTCCACGATGATGGAGCCCTGGGACGGCCCCGCCTGCGTCACCTTCACCGACGGCACCCAGATCGGCGCCGTCCTCGACCGCAACGGACTGCGCCCCGGCCGCTACTGGGTCACCGACGACGGCCTCGTCGTCCTCTCCTCCGAGGTCGGCGTCCTCGACATCGAACCCGGCAAGGTCGTCCGCAAGGGCCGCCTCCAGCCCGGCAAGATGTTCCTCGTCGACACGGCCGAGCACCGCATCATCGAGGACGACGAGATCAAGGCGAAGCTCGCCGCCGAACACCCCTACCAGGACTGGCTGGAGAGCGGGATCATCGAGCTGGGCGACCTGCCCGAGCGCGAGCACATCATCCACACCCACGCCTCCGTCACCCGCCGCCAGCAGACCTTCGGCTACACCGAGGAGGAGCTGCGCGTCATCCTCGCGCCGATGGCCCGCACCGGCGCCGAGCCGATCGGCTCTATGGGCACCGACTCGCCCATCGCCGCGCTGTCCGAGCGCCCGCGCCTGCTGTTCGACTACTTCACGCAGCTGTTCGCGCAGGTCACCAACCCGCCGCTGGACGCCATCCGTGAGGAGCTCGTCACCTCGCTGATCTCGTCGCTCGGCCCGCAGGGCAACCTGCTGGAGCCGACCGCCGCGTCCTGCCGCAGCGTCACCCTGCCCTTCCCGGTCATCGACAACGACGAGCTGGCCAAGCTCATCCACGTCAACGCCGACGGCGACATGCCCGGCATGACCGCCGTCACCCTCTCCGGCCTGTACCGGGTCTCCGGCGGCGGCGACGCGCTGGCCGCCCGCATCGAGGAGATCTGCGCCGAGGCCGACGCCGCCATCGAGGACGGTGCCCGCCTGATCGTCCTGTCCGACCGGCACTCCGACGCCGAGCACGCGCCGATCCCGTCGCTGCTGCTCACCTCGGCCGTCCACCACCACCTCATCCGCACCAAGCAGCGCACCCAGGTGGGCTTGCTGGTCGAGGCCGGTGACGTCCGCGAGGTCCACCACGTGGCGCTGCTCATCGGCTACGGCGCCGCCGCCGTCAACCCGTACCTCGCCATGGAGTCCGTCGAGGACCTCGTCCGCGCCGGCACGTTCATCGACGGTGTCGAGCCCGAGCAGGCCATCCGGAACCTGATCTACGCCCTCGGCAAGGGCGTGCTGAAGGTCATGTCGAAGATGGGCATCTCCACCGTCGCCTCCTACCGCGGCGCCCAGGTCTTCGAGGCCGTCGGCCTGGACCAGGACTTCGTCGACACGTACTTCAACGGCACCTCCAGCAAGATCGGCGGCGCCGGGCTCGACGTCATCGCCAAGGAGGTCGCCGCCCGCCACGCCAAGGCGTACCCGGCCAGCGGCATCGCCCCGGCCCACCGCACCCTGGAGATCGGCGGCGAGTACCAGTGGCGCCGTGAGGGCGAGCCGCACCTGTTCGACCCCGAGACGGTCTTCCGCCTCCAGCACGCCACGCGCTCCAAGCGGTACGACATCTTCAAGAAGTACACCGAGCGGGTCAACGAGCAGTCCGAGCGGCTGATGACCCTGCGCGGCCTGTTCGGCTTCAAGTCGGACCGCCCCTCGATCCCCGTCGAGGAGGTCGAGCCGGTCAGCGAGATCGTCAAGCGGTTCTCCACCGGCGCCATGTCGTACGGCTCCATCTCCAAGGAGGCGCACGAGACCCTCGCCATCGCCATGAACCAGCTGGGCGCCAAGTCCAACACCGGCGAGGGCGGCGAGGACCCCGACCGCCTCTACGACCCGGCCCGCCGGTCCGCCATCAAGCAGGTCGCCTCCGGCCGCTTCGGCGTCACCAGCGAGTACCTCGTCAACGCCGACGACATCCAGATCAAGATGGCCCAGGGCGCCAAGCCCGGGGAGGGCGGCCAGCTGCCCGGTCACAAGGTGTACCCGTGGGTCGCCAAGACCCGGCACTCCACGCCCGGCGTCGGCCTCACCTCGCCGCCGCCGCACCACGACATCTACTCCATCGAGGACCTGGCGCAGCTGATCCACGACCTCAAGAACGCCAACCCGGCCGCCCGCATCCATGTGAAGCTGGTCTCCGAGGTCGGCGTCGGCACGGTCGCGGCGGGCGTGTCCAAGGCCCACGCGGACGTGGTGCTCATCTCCGGCCACGACGGCGGCACCGGCGCCTCCCCGCTCACCTCGCTGAAGCACGCGGGCGGCCCCTGGGAGCTCGGCCTCGCCGAGACCCAGCAGACCCTGCTGCTCAACGGGCTGCGCGACCGGATCGTCGTCCAGACCGACGGCCAGCTGAAGACCGGCCGCGACGTCGTCATCGCCGCGCTGCTCGGCGCCGAGGAGTTCGGCTTCGCGACCGCCCCGCTCGTCGTCTCCGGCTGCGTCATGATGCGCGTCTGCCACCTGGACACCTGCCCGGTCGGCATCGCCACGCAGAACCCGGTCCTGCGGGAACGGTTCTCCGGCAAGCCCGAGTTCGTCGTGAACTTCTTCGAGTTCATCGCCGAGGAGGTCCGCGAGATCCTCGCCGAGCTGGGCTTCCGCACCCTGGACGAGGCCGTCGGCCACGCCGAGCTCCTCGACACGGCCCGCGCCGTGGACCACTGGAAGGCCCAGGGCCTCGACCTGGCCCCGCTCTTCCACGTCCCCGACCTGCCCGACGGCGCCGTCCGCCACCAGGTCGTCGGCCAGGACCACGGCCTGGAGAAGGCCCTCGACAACCAGCTCATCGAACTGGCCGCCGACGCGCTCGGCGCCGCCAGCGCCGAGGACGCCCGGCCGGTCCGCGCCCAGCTCGCCATCCGCAACATCAACCGCACGGTCGGCACCATGCTCGGCCACGAGGTGACCAAGCGGTTCGGCGGCGCGGGTCTGCCCGACGACACGATCGACATCACCTTCACCGGCTCCGCGGGCCAGTCGTTCGGCGCGTTCGTGCCGCGCGGCGTGACCCTCCGCCTGGAGGGCGACGCCAACGACTACGTCGGCAAGGGCCTGTCCGGCGGCCGGATCGTCGTCCGCCCCGACCGGGCCGCCGACCACCTGGCCGAGTACTCCACCATCGCCGGAAACACCATCGCGTACGGGGCGACCGGCGGCGAGATCTTCCTGCGCGGCCGCACCGGCGAACGCTTCTGCGTCCGCAACTCCGGCGCCCTGGTGGTCTCCGAAGGCGTCGGCGACCACGGCTGCGAGTACATGACCGGCGGCCACGCCGTCGTACTCGGCGAGACCGGACGGAACTTCGCGGCCGGCATGTCCGGCGGTGTCGCGTACGTCATCGACCTCGACCCGGACAACGTCAACTCCGGGAACCTGCCTGCCGTCGAGCCCCTCGACGACACCGACAAGGCATGGCTGCACGACGTGGTGCGCCGCCACCACGAGGAGACCGGCTCCACCGTCGCCGAGAAGCTCCTCGCCGACTGGTCCGTCGCCGCGGACCGCTTCAGCAAGATCATCCCGACCACGTACAAGGCAGTGCTCGCCGCCAAGGACGCCGCCGAGCGGGCCGGTCTCTCCGAGACCGAGACCACCGAGAAGATGATGGAGGCGGCGACCAATGGCTGACCCCAAGGGCTTCCTGACCACCGGGCGCGAAGGCGCCCAGAGCCGCCCGGTGAGCGAACGCGTCAAGGACTGGAACGAGGTCTACGTCCCCGGCTCCCTGCTGCCGATCATCAGCAAGCAGGCGTCCCGCTGCATGGACTGCGGCATCCCGTTCTGCCACAACGGCTGCCCCCTCGGAAACCTCATCCCCGAGTGGAACGACTTCGCCTACCGCGAGGACTGGGGCGCCGCCTACGAGCGGCTCCACGCCACCAACAACTTCCCGGAGTTCACCGGGCGGCTGTGCCCCGCCCCCTGCGAGGCGGCGTGCGTCCTCGGCATCAACCAGCCGGCCGTCACCATCAAGAACGTCGAGGTCTCGATCATCGACAAGGCGTGGGAGTCCGGCAACGTGACCCCGCAGCCCCCCGAGCGCCTCTCCGGCAAGACCGTCGCGGTCATCGGCTCCGGCCCGGCCGGTCTCGCCGCCGCCCAGCAGCTCACCCGCGCCGGCCACACGGTCGCCGTGTTCGAGCGCGCCGACCGCGTCGGCGGCCTGCTCCGGTACGGCATCCCCGAGTTCAAGATGGAGAAGCGGCACATCAACCGGCGCATCGAGCAGATGCGCGCCGAGGGCACCCGCTTCCGCACCGGCGTCGAGATCGGCCGCGACCTCACCGCGACCGACCTGCGCAAGCGGTACGACGCCGTCGTCATCGCCGCCGGTGCCACCACCGCCCGCGACCTGCCCGTCCCGGGCCGCGAACTCAAGGGCGTCCACCAGGCGATGGAGTACCTGCCCCTCGCCAACAAGGTGCAGGAAGGCGACTTCGTCACCCCGCCCATCACCGCTGAGGGCAAGCACGTCGTCGTCATCGGCGGCGGCGACACCGGCGCCGACTGCGTGGGCACCGCCCACCGCCAGGGCGCCCTGTCCGTCACCCAGCTGGAGATCATGCCCCGGCCGGGCGAGGACCGCGCCCCGCACCAGCCGTGGCCGACCTTCCCCATGCTGTACAAGGTCACCTCCGCACACGAGGAGGGCGGCGAGCGGATCTACTCCGTCTCCACCACCCACTTCGAGGGCGACGAGGACGGCAATGTGCAGTGGCTCCACCTGATCGAGGTAGAGTTCACCGACGGCAAGCTCACGCAGAAGCCCGGCACCGAGCGGAGGATCCCCGCCCAGCTGGTCACCCTCGCGATGGGCTTCACCGGCACCGACGTGAAGAACGGCCTGGTCGAGCAGTTCGGCCTGGAGCTCGACGAGCGCGGCAACATCGCCCGCGACGCCGACTTCCAGACCAACGTGCCGGGCGTCTTCGTCGCCGGTGACGCGGGCCGCGGCCAGTCGCTCATCGTCTGGGCCATCGCCGAGGGCCGCTCCGCCGCCCGCGGAGTGGACCGGTACCTGACCGGCGCCAGCGACCTGCCGGCCCCGATCCGGCCGACCGACCGCGCACTGACGGTCTGACCGGCCACCCGCCGACGGCCTGACCGTCCGCTCGGCGACGGACCGACCCGTCGCGCGCGACGGCCGGCCCGGCCACGGCGTACGACGGCTCCGGCCGCCGACGCCCCCCAGCGTCCCGTACAACGGCGTGCGGAACACAGCAGCGCCTGCCATGTCCCCGACCGGACCCGGCAGGCGCTGCGCCATGTCCGGGGCACGCGTCGGCCCGTCCGGTGCACGTGGCGTACCGTCGGTGCGCAGGCAGCACGTCACACGCGGTGCCGCACCCGCCGTCGCAAACCGGCGCGGGAGGCACCCGGGGGGAGCACCCATGGCCATCGATCTCCGCAAGATCGAACAGACCGCGCCCGCGCTGGTCGACCTCTACAAACGCGCGGGCGTCTCCCTGCGCAAACACGGACTGGTGGGTCAGCGCGCCGCCGTCTACCTGGTCGTCGACCACTCCGGCTCGATGCGCCCCTACTACCGGGACGGCAGCGTCCAGGCCCTCGCCGACCGGGTCCTCGGCCTCGCCGCGCACCTCGACGACGACGGGCGCGTCCCGGTCGTCTTCTTCTCCACCGACGTGGACGCCGTCGCCGACATCGAGCTCGCCGACCACCGGGGCCGCATCGAACGCATCACGGCGAGCCTCGGCCACATGGGGAAGACCAACTACCACACGGCCATGGACGCCGTCATCGACCACTACCTCGACAGCGGCGCGACCGCCCCGGCACTCGTCGTGTTCCAGACCGACGGCGGCCCGAACAACAGGCCGCTGACGGAGAAGTACGTCTGCAAGGCGGCGCGGCTGCCGATGTTCTGGCAGTTCGTGGGCTTCGGCGACCCGCACAGCAGCCAGTTCGACTTCCTGCGCCGCCTCGACGAACTGCCCGTACCGGGGCGGCGGCCCGTGGACAACGCGGGGTTCTTCCACGCCGGGAAGGACCCGCGCCGCGTCCCCGACGACGTGCTGTACGACCGGCTGGTGGGGGAGTTCCCGGCGTGGCTCGCCGCCGCGCGCGCCCTCGGGCACGTCGAAACGCCGATGCCGACTCCGGCCTGAACTGGCAGTGTGGCGCCATGAGTTCACTGGTGAGACACATGACCGTCGACTGCGCCGACGCGTACCGGCTGGCGTCCTTCTGGTCGGCCGTCCTGGAAGCGCCCCTCGCGGACGACGACCACCCCGGCGACCCGGAGGCGCTGGTCCAGGCGCCGGGCGTCGGCCTGCTCTTCGTGACCGTCCCGGAGAAGAAGACCGCCAAGAACCGGCTGCACCTGGACCTCCAGCCCCAGGACCGCACCCGCGACGAGGAGGTCGAGCGCATCCTCGCCCTCGGCGCCACGCTCGTCTCGGACCAGCGCCGCCCGGACGGCACGGGCTGGGCGGTCCTGGCGGACATCGAGGGCAACGAATTCTGCGTGGAACGCAGCGCCGCCGAACGCCGGGCCTGACCACACGCGCCCCCCACGCCGCCACGTCACGCCGCCCAGGTCGTCCCGCCGCCACGCGCCCACGCCAACCACGGCCCGGTACTGCGCCGCCACGCCGTCCACGTCGCGCCACGCCGTCCACGGCGGCGCAGACCGACGCCGAGCGCCGCCGCACGCCCCGCCGCGCCTGACGGCCGCAGCCGCCCGCCCGGACGGCCCCGGCCGTCAGGCGCGGCGGCGGGGGAGGGCGGACTCCAGACGGCGGCGGACTGTCTCGTCCCGTACGTGTTCCAGCGCGTCCAGCGCCACCCCGTACGCCCGCCCGTCCGGGTCCGCCGACACCAGCAGCGCCTCCAGCGCCCCCACCGCCCGCTCGTCCCGCCGCATGGCCAGCCCCCGCGCCGCCTCCGCCGCCACCACCGGTTCGGGTGACCGGTCCTCCAGCCGCGCCGCCAGCGCGCCCCGCACGGTGGGGGAGTCATCGGGCCCCACCGCCAGGGCGTGCA
This genomic window from Streptomyces thermolilacinus SPC6 contains:
- a CDS encoding VIT1/CCC1 transporter family protein — translated: MSIIETEAALHVAHRDNHTHRDVNGGWLRPAVFGAMDGLVSNLALMTGVAGGAVSQQTIVITGLAGLAAGAFSMAAGEYTSVASQRELVEAELDIERRELRKHPVDEMEELAALYVARGVEPRLAREVAMQLSRDPEQALEIHAREELGIDPDDLPSPLVAAASSFGSFALGALLPVLPYLLGATALWPAVLLALAGLFACGALVARVTARSWWYSGLRQLALGGAAAAVTYALGSAFGTML
- the gltB gene encoding glutamate synthase large subunit produces the protein MRSDAWSPMDSRPAPQGMYDPRNEHDACGVGLVATLTGVPSHELVEQALTVLRNLEHRGATGSEPDSGDGAGILLQVPDAFLREVAGFTLPEAGAYAVGTAFLPEDTADEAVSRIETLADEEGLTVLGWREVPVTPGLLGATARATMPAFRQLFVSDGGASTGIDLDRKAFVLRKRAELELGVYFASLSARTLVYKGMLTTGQLEPFFPDLSDRRIASALALVHSRFSTNTFPSWPLAHPYRFVAHNGEINTVKGNRNWMRARESQLVTGLFGEKELERIFPICTPDASDSASFDEVLELLHLGGRSLPHAVLMMVPEAWENHDSMDPARRAFYQYHSTMMEPWDGPACVTFTDGTQIGAVLDRNGLRPGRYWVTDDGLVVLSSEVGVLDIEPGKVVRKGRLQPGKMFLVDTAEHRIIEDDEIKAKLAAEHPYQDWLESGIIELGDLPEREHIIHTHASVTRRQQTFGYTEEELRVILAPMARTGAEPIGSMGTDSPIAALSERPRLLFDYFTQLFAQVTNPPLDAIREELVTSLISSLGPQGNLLEPTAASCRSVTLPFPVIDNDELAKLIHVNADGDMPGMTAVTLSGLYRVSGGGDALAARIEEICAEADAAIEDGARLIVLSDRHSDAEHAPIPSLLLTSAVHHHLIRTKQRTQVGLLVEAGDVREVHHVALLIGYGAAAVNPYLAMESVEDLVRAGTFIDGVEPEQAIRNLIYALGKGVLKVMSKMGISTVASYRGAQVFEAVGLDQDFVDTYFNGTSSKIGGAGLDVIAKEVAARHAKAYPASGIAPAHRTLEIGGEYQWRREGEPHLFDPETVFRLQHATRSKRYDIFKKYTERVNEQSERLMTLRGLFGFKSDRPSIPVEEVEPVSEIVKRFSTGAMSYGSISKEAHETLAIAMNQLGAKSNTGEGGEDPDRLYDPARRSAIKQVASGRFGVTSEYLVNADDIQIKMAQGAKPGEGGQLPGHKVYPWVAKTRHSTPGVGLTSPPPHHDIYSIEDLAQLIHDLKNANPAARIHVKLVSEVGVGTVAAGVSKAHADVVLISGHDGGTGASPLTSLKHAGGPWELGLAETQQTLLLNGLRDRIVVQTDGQLKTGRDVVIAALLGAEEFGFATAPLVVSGCVMMRVCHLDTCPVGIATQNPVLRERFSGKPEFVVNFFEFIAEEVREILAELGFRTLDEAVGHAELLDTARAVDHWKAQGLDLAPLFHVPDLPDGAVRHQVVGQDHGLEKALDNQLIELAADALGAASAEDARPVRAQLAIRNINRTVGTMLGHEVTKRFGGAGLPDDTIDITFTGSAGQSFGAFVPRGVTLRLEGDANDYVGKGLSGGRIVVRPDRAADHLAEYSTIAGNTIAYGATGGEIFLRGRTGERFCVRNSGALVVSEGVGDHGCEYMTGGHAVVLGETGRNFAAGMSGGVAYVIDLDPDNVNSGNLPAVEPLDDTDKAWLHDVVRRHHEETGSTVAEKLLADWSVAADRFSKIIPTTYKAVLAAKDAAERAGLSETETTEKMMEAATNG
- a CDS encoding glutamate synthase subunit beta, translated to MADPKGFLTTGREGAQSRPVSERVKDWNEVYVPGSLLPIISKQASRCMDCGIPFCHNGCPLGNLIPEWNDFAYREDWGAAYERLHATNNFPEFTGRLCPAPCEAACVLGINQPAVTIKNVEVSIIDKAWESGNVTPQPPERLSGKTVAVIGSGPAGLAAAQQLTRAGHTVAVFERADRVGGLLRYGIPEFKMEKRHINRRIEQMRAEGTRFRTGVEIGRDLTATDLRKRYDAVVIAAGATTARDLPVPGRELKGVHQAMEYLPLANKVQEGDFVTPPITAEGKHVVVIGGGDTGADCVGTAHRQGALSVTQLEIMPRPGEDRAPHQPWPTFPMLYKVTSAHEEGGERIYSVSTTHFEGDEDGNVQWLHLIEVEFTDGKLTQKPGTERRIPAQLVTLAMGFTGTDVKNGLVEQFGLELDERGNIARDADFQTNVPGVFVAGDAGRGQSLIVWAIAEGRSAARGVDRYLTGASDLPAPIRPTDRALTV
- a CDS encoding VWA domain-containing protein, with the protein product MAIDLRKIEQTAPALVDLYKRAGVSLRKHGLVGQRAAVYLVVDHSGSMRPYYRDGSVQALADRVLGLAAHLDDDGRVPVVFFSTDVDAVADIELADHRGRIERITASLGHMGKTNYHTAMDAVIDHYLDSGATAPALVVFQTDGGPNNRPLTEKYVCKAARLPMFWQFVGFGDPHSSQFDFLRRLDELPVPGRRPVDNAGFFHAGKDPRRVPDDVLYDRLVGEFPAWLAAARALGHVETPMPTPA
- a CDS encoding VOC family protein; protein product: MSSLVRHMTVDCADAYRLASFWSAVLEAPLADDDHPGDPEALVQAPGVGLLFVTVPEKKTAKNRLHLDLQPQDRTRDEEVERILALGATLVSDQRRPDGTGWAVLADIEGNEFCVERSAAERRA